GTATATTTTAGCTACTAAatcaatttctctttttcatttattttcatatggTTAGGAGTGCACCATTCTTTATATTTCTGTTTGCTACTGCATGATGTCTATATTGTAGAATGCCACGTTCTTGTATCTCCAATTCAGTATCAAACAATATCATTTCCAGAGAACCATTTGGATGTGCTTTACAATATCAAAATGCTCAACTATTGCtagttctttaattcttttggtATATCAGATCAGTTATgctctttttgtttcttaatcAGGGAAAACTTTGTTCAATGGGGTGCAAGATATCAGATATACGTGATAATGTGAAAAAGAAACGCACTGAACTTTTGTTATTGAAAGGAATAAAAACTTTTACCACGATTGTTGAAGCTCAAGTAAGTCTTCTATCCTGATTATGCCTTGAGCTGTCTGTAAAGCCGCATCTCATTTTCACGTttgcttctctttttgttACTGCTTGCTTCTGTAATCAGTGAAACTTATGTTTCTTGTGTCAATCACAAATGAGTATGGTGACTGTTTCTTTCTAACTCCCCGATATACCTTTTTTGGCATTATAAATACCTCGCTGTAATATTCAAATGTTTATATTGTTCTTTAGATGCCATATCTTGATGAATGGTCTGCTCTGGAGGAAGACTACTCAAATTATCTGACAGGCACAACTAATGCATTGCTCAGTTCCTCAGCAAGACTTCCAGTCAGCGGGGAAGTGCGGGTGAGATTTCTTCTGTGCATTCGTCCTATGTAGTTAATTCACACAACGAATGGACATTTATAAGCGTCAACATTGGTGCCTTGATGTGATGAAGCAATCTGtgagataaattttttcaGGTTGATGCTGGGCAGCTAGGGGAGGCTCTACGTGCAGCTCTCAAAGTGGTGGAGTTGATAAGTTCTAATATTCAGAGATTTACAGGAAAAGTAAGATAACTAGTTACAACGTTTTGGTAATGATGGCAATAAATACTACCGTCTGTCTGGATGGTTTTCATTTCTTTGCCCATTTGTTTTAAGTAGTTGTCCTATAGAATGGGGAAAGATTAGAAACCATGATTTTTACCTATTTCACAGTAAGATCAAGTGCAAATGTCTCTTTTAAAATCAGGAGATCTCCATGGTTAATCTTGGATGAGCCTATTCTTAAACCGCTCGCGGAGCATAAAACACAAATAACAGAAGGCAGGAAATTTCGGCAAGTGTCTCGTAAACACCAGCTATCTTAGGCAAAGAGTTGCCCGGATTTGTTTCTGTCTAGAAATCTAAGCATATATTCAGTTTTACTTGTTTTACATAATGCCTTGGAGAAAGGGAAGCAACATATTTCAATCTATAGCTGGCAAAATCGTTGGTGTTTAAGACCACAAAAGAATCTGTCTGGCTGTTCAGCTATTTCAGtagtccttttttttcttcctttttttcctctttttgtGGTGTATTTATGAGACTTCTGAACTGACACCTTTTTCTTCGATGAAGGCTGAAGAAATGGATATCTCAATATCTGAACTAGCTAGGATGGTTGGTGGAGAAAGAGCTCTCGTTGAGGAGTGTGGCTATCTGCTATCCAAGACATACTCGTCACAGGTAGACATCTTCTTCCCAAATTCTACAGATCAAAAACCCAAGAAATTGTTTTTCTATCTTCTTGGAATATCTCCTGTCTGCCTTTTTCAGTATAGAATGTTTACCGTGATTACCATCTTAAGCTAAGTGTTACGTTTTGACAGGCGCAAGAGTGCAGCCTAAGGGGAACACTTATGCAATTGCATTGCAGCAACCCTCGCCAACCCCAGAGGTCTGAAGCtacttcataaaaatatcatagCCTCTCACGAAGCCAGAAAGTTGATGGAGCTAATTTAGCTGTCTCAGAAAATCACCAAGaaattctttattctttttgcacTTCTTATACCTTCATAAAGTGTGTAAATGTATTGAAATTTTCAGCAGAAGTACGAAAGAATGATTGTTCGCATACGCACTACTTGTACATGATAAATGCAACCGATGATGTTTAGGAATTTGGAGCAAACTACTTCTTAGTTGAGTATATAGCATGCCCTGTGGATTTTAAACCCCTTAAAATgtttgaacaatttttatttccagAATTTGTTAAAGAGTTTTTGCAGTCAAAATCATAGTCATTGGGTAGCTATAGCAGAAGGAAAGGCTGGGAAAACTTGGTGCTATTTTCAACTTAGTTTATTTAAGACAAGGTACGTGGTGAGTGAATCCAATAGATTTCAACGATTGCACACCCTTGAATGAGATAGTTTGAACATAACTACTAGACATTaatgtttctttgttttgttttgtttttttttaaaataacaggCGTTCatacttgttttatttttaaatttaatcaaatattcttttgatgaatattgtAAGTTATGtaccatttaaaatttaacttctaagtaaaattatcacatcattataaaacaaagtgttaaatacatataaaaaaaactactaCATAAAGATGGTAAATTCTATTGAAAtattgggggtgggggtgggggtggggtggggggtagGGGGCAGGATGCCTTTTGCAGTTATCCCAAAGTTAAAGGGTCAAAGTGTGatccaaaaatcaattaagGTCCAAAGTGGAATTTGCGATATCTCTTAGCCCTTTTTCGCTCTGGCCCAACTTCAGAAAAAGAAACGAATGGAACCGACGGCTCTAAGTAATTGACCGTTGGATTGGACACAAAGTCCACCCTCTCTTCTTGATTTCCACTAAATCCCGCGAGAACTCAGAATTCAGGCAAACGATCCCCCGTGAAGAAAATCGTTTATCGATGGCGCTGAAGTTTCTGAACAAGAAGGGATGGCACACGGGCAGCCTACGCAACATCGAGAATGTGTGGAAAGCCGAGCAGAAGCACGAGGCGGAGCAGAAAAAACTCGAGGAGCTGCGGAAGCAGATCCACGAGGAACGCGAGCGCGCCGAGTTTCGCCAGCTTCAAGAGCAAGCCGGCCTTGTCCCGTAATTTCCGCCCTTCCTTTTCCCCCAATTTCTTTCGTTTTTAAGGTTTTGAATTAGGGGTTAGGGTTTCTATGCTACTTTTGggatattaattgaattatttttttcaggaAGCAAGAGCGATTAGACTTTTTGTACGATTCAGGATTAGCTGTGGGGAAGGGGGGTTCTGGCTTCAAGGCGCTTGAATCTTTGCCAAAGACTGATCCTGAGACTACTGCATCGACATCTACTTCTGCAAAGGTACTGTGTTAAATTGAAGAttgaatctttttctttttaagatactaatattttgaaaattgattcTGGGTTTGGTATGTTAATGGTTTGCTGAAACGGTGATTGTTGTTGAAGCAGCAGTCCGAGGCGCCCGGAGCATTATTTGAGGACAAGCCGCAGTCAGCCAATGATGCGTGGAGGAAACTTCACTCGGATCCTTTGCTTTTGATCCGTCAGAGAGAACAAGAAGCCCTTGCTCGTGTCAAGAATAACCCCATCCAGATGGCCATGATTCGCAAATCTGTAAGTCCATTATGGCCTATATGGTTTTTTTAGTTCATTCATGTGCATTTTAATGAATGTTGAAAACGTAAATTTGTAGCTAAAGGTAATGAGATTATGaaacttgattgaaaattctttattaGCTAAAGAGTACTGCCATAGATTATAAGGGAAGTTTAAATGTCAGacccattatttttttttttaaatctagcTGACAATCTATAGCAACAATTACATAGTACAGGAGGGAGTGTCCCATTGCCTAACAGGGTAATGAACAGCCACATTCTACTTGCTATATGaagtataaatttttgcatataaACAATTGAAGTATAGCATGACGACCGTTCTTTatgcttttaaatttttctgacCTCTTGATTATATCTTTTGGCTTTGATTGGCCTTtctaattacaattttccccTGGTTTGGATAAGTGATGCGATTGCATCACTAAATTTGAAACTTTTGGTCCGTGTCTCTATGGGTGTCCGATCATTCCTTGTTGACAATTCCAGAAATAAGTTATCATTATGGTGAACCCACAGGGCTTAgatcttttattgttttctatTAAAGTTATCTTCTATACAAACACAATTGTACGAAACTCATCCTTCTTGTTGATGTGATTTCTGTTTACCATTCCATTTCTGGATTGGGTATTTGGGTTTCTTGGGGTAAATATCTGCAGATTGTGCATTGGCTGAGATAGAAGCACGGACTATCCTTTTAAATGTGAAATCTAAAGGGACCATAACCAATGctgttttattcttctacaGACCATATGATTGTTTAGGTTAATGTTCCTCTCTTGTCTTGGTTGAAGTGGCTGACTGTGTTCAATGTCAATTTCCAGGTACAAGCAAAAAATGACAAGGACAAGGACCAGGACAAGGATGAGagaaaacatagaaaaaaGCATCACAGGAAGAAATCTAAACATCGGAAACATTCATCGTCAGAAAATGATTCCGACTCTGAAGATGATGTTGTGACAGTGGGAAAACAAGAAGACAGACATCAAAAGGGTTCCAAAACTGACAAGCATTCACGTATGGCAGCCCATACTTCAGATAAAGAGTTGAGCGAAGAAGATGCtcgaagaaagaaatattatgaCAAGGAGTACAAAGACCGTAGACCTAGTGGCACTCATAACCCCAAATATGATAAAAGCGATGATCAGCAAAAGAGTAGGGAGTACAAAGACCGAAGACCTAGTGGCACTCATAACCCCATAAATGATAAAAGCAATGATCAACAGAAAAGGGAGTACAAAGACCGAAGACCTAGTGGCTCTCATAGCcccaaatataataaaagggATGATCAACAGAAAAATAAGAGGAGTTACCATGACTCTCGACGTGAAGAATATTCTTCAGAAAGGCAGGTTGAATCTCGTCATGACAAGAGAAG
This genomic window from Sesamum indicum cultivar Zhongzhi No. 13 linkage group LG12, S_indicum_v1.0, whole genome shotgun sequence contains:
- the LOC105175192 gene encoding pre-mRNA-splicing factor CWC25 homolog isoform X1, which gives rise to MALKFLNKKGWHTGSLRNIENVWKAEQKHEAEQKKLEELRKQIHEERERAEFRQLQEQAGLVPKQERLDFLYDSGLAVGKGGSGFKALESLPKTDPETTASTSTSAKQSEAPGALFEDKPQSANDAWRKLHSDPLLLIRQREQEALARVKNNPIQMAMIRKSVQAKNDKDKDQDKDERKHRKKHHRKKSKHRKHSSSENDSDSEDDVVTVGKQEDRHQKGSKTDKHSRMAAHTSDKELSEEDARRKKYYDKEYKDRRPSGTHNPKYDKSDDQQKSREYKDRRPSGTHNPINDKSNDQQKREYKDRRPSGSHSPKYNKRDDQQKNKRSYHDSRREEYSSERQVESRHDKRSHFNSSDKPPMHDSNNRRRNTVKLSEEERAARLREMQMDAERHEEQRWKRLKKAADSDAQEAIHDNAPSGRNFLDAAQKSIYGAEKGGSSTIEESVRRRTHYLQGRSASDSNAFRRS
- the LOC105175192 gene encoding pre-mRNA-splicing factor CWC25 homolog isoform X2, translated to MALKFLNKKGWHTGSLRNIENVWKAEQKHEAEQKKLEELRKQIHEERERAEFRQLQEQAGLVPKQERLDFLYDSGLAVGKGGSGFKALESLPKTDPETTASTSTSAKSEAPGALFEDKPQSANDAWRKLHSDPLLLIRQREQEALARVKNNPIQMAMIRKSVQAKNDKDKDQDKDERKHRKKHHRKKSKHRKHSSSENDSDSEDDVVTVGKQEDRHQKGSKTDKHSRMAAHTSDKELSEEDARRKKYYDKEYKDRRPSGTHNPKYDKSDDQQKSREYKDRRPSGTHNPINDKSNDQQKREYKDRRPSGSHSPKYNKRDDQQKNKRSYHDSRREEYSSERQVESRHDKRSHFNSSDKPPMHDSNNRRRNTVKLSEEERAARLREMQMDAERHEEQRWKRLKKAADSDAQEAIHDNAPSGRNFLDAAQKSIYGAEKGGSSTIEESVRRRTHYLQGRSASDSNAFRRS